A part of Chitinivibrio alkaliphilus ACht1 genomic DNA contains:
- the queF gene encoding preQ(1) synthase: MFYDNIRLLQEPGTKESLPKLEPIPSPMDNTGVVRIVFPEFTCVCPKTGYPDFGSIELYYQPDTSMVELKSWKLFLNAFRMIGTYHEEVTHFIFTHLCEQLSPTWAMVTGDFFPRGNVDTTVVFETPVQRPHGADTLLLRHTPHTRSYHG, encoded by the coding sequence ATGTTCTACGATAATATCCGCCTGTTACAGGAGCCTGGAACCAAAGAAAGTCTTCCTAAACTGGAACCCATTCCCAGCCCAATGGACAACACGGGAGTTGTCCGTATTGTCTTTCCAGAGTTCACCTGTGTCTGCCCCAAAACAGGCTACCCCGACTTTGGCTCAATTGAGCTCTACTACCAACCAGATACATCCATGGTAGAATTAAAATCATGGAAGCTCTTTCTCAACGCCTTTCGCATGATTGGCACCTACCATGAAGAGGTGACTCACTTCATATTTACCCATCTGTGCGAACAACTCTCCCCCACCTGGGCCATGGTCACAGGCGATTTTTTCCCCCGGGGAAATGTCGACACAACCGTAGTCTTTGAAACCCCCGTACAGCGTCCTCATGGAGCAGACACGCTACTACTACGACACACACCACACACCCGCTCATATCACGGATGA
- a CDS encoding HD domain-containing phosphohydrolase, translating into MDIDKRKVLVIDDDATLCHAMERYLQKKDFDVLTASDCEMALDLLKQDYPHVIVADINMPGMSGLDLLKLIRQRDKVIPVIITTGDPNISTMIEAIHNGAQDYIIKPFSMTMLREKIVETLEVIHRYKNTNVLAELVAIHSVSNRLSSTHEYDEILDIAFDSCRESTKAGRGYIMLRDESEEFLNLVRVWGNYHGPEYTRIQQNDGEWEAAKWVYRKNRAVALYDGASFPYKDLPFAQEVTGVTILAPIRINGTPHGVVSMSRQNDDGEHGKIELSLLEILAGQLGNALGSVKLYKALNKRISDLHFISDYAEQFVGLLQPESVVTSFVDTICDYFTVDYVGVLFLKKRGAALYYWSTYELDKAQHDEIMDGLVTCYNDNSSSTALTSQQVQLAKVREDGEHPKDAAPAFSYAKTLPLVWGEFEFGSITLQWVDRDVDLEENVKLLRGIINQTRIALTNAKLFNDIKENYIRTIKALAIAVDAKDTYTHGHSENVMFYSEILARYIGLSEQEIQLVKDGGLLHDIGKIGIPGVILNKPGPLTDSEYNGFMKTHPALGADIIKDVPFLRELKPLILYHHEHHDGSGYPEGLRGDEIPLGARIIHIADAFEAMTSNRPYRKSLGNQEAVCRLRKNAGSQFDPALVETFITAMLEAGKLSEDELIGVS; encoded by the coding sequence ATGGATATAGACAAGAGAAAAGTGCTTGTAATTGATGATGATGCGACCCTTTGTCATGCCATGGAGCGGTATTTGCAGAAAAAAGATTTTGATGTGCTCACCGCCTCCGATTGCGAAATGGCTCTGGACCTGCTCAAGCAGGATTACCCCCATGTAATTGTCGCAGATATAAATATGCCGGGAATGTCCGGGCTTGATTTGCTCAAGCTGATTCGTCAACGAGATAAGGTAATTCCTGTTATTATTACCACGGGTGATCCGAATATTAGCACCATGATTGAAGCTATACATAACGGTGCGCAGGATTATATTATAAAACCCTTTTCTATGACCATGCTACGGGAGAAGATTGTAGAAACCCTTGAGGTTATTCACCGGTATAAAAATACAAACGTTCTCGCTGAACTTGTGGCAATTCACTCCGTATCAAACCGTCTAAGTAGTACCCACGAATATGATGAGATCCTAGATATTGCCTTTGACTCATGCCGAGAGTCAACCAAGGCGGGGCGGGGATATATTATGCTCCGTGATGAATCGGAAGAGTTTCTTAATCTTGTTCGCGTGTGGGGCAATTATCATGGTCCGGAGTATACCCGCATACAGCAGAATGACGGAGAGTGGGAGGCGGCCAAATGGGTATATCGTAAAAATCGTGCTGTTGCCCTCTACGACGGAGCCTCTTTTCCGTATAAAGACCTTCCCTTTGCTCAGGAAGTTACGGGGGTGACGATTCTTGCGCCAATACGCATAAACGGAACCCCCCATGGTGTGGTGAGCATGTCTCGACAGAACGATGACGGTGAGCACGGGAAAATAGAGCTGAGTCTATTAGAGATTTTAGCGGGGCAGTTGGGAAATGCCCTGGGAAGTGTAAAGCTCTATAAGGCGTTAAATAAACGGATTTCTGATCTTCATTTTATTTCCGATTATGCAGAGCAGTTTGTGGGCTTGTTGCAGCCTGAAAGTGTGGTTACCTCCTTTGTTGATACCATTTGTGACTATTTTACCGTTGACTATGTTGGGGTTCTCTTTTTAAAAAAGCGGGGCGCAGCTCTTTATTATTGGAGTACGTACGAGCTGGACAAGGCGCAGCACGATGAGATTATGGACGGCCTTGTTACCTGTTATAACGATAACTCCTCAAGCACTGCCCTTACATCGCAGCAGGTACAGCTTGCCAAGGTTCGTGAAGATGGGGAGCACCCAAAAGATGCGGCTCCGGCCTTTTCCTATGCTAAAACCCTGCCCCTTGTGTGGGGAGAGTTTGAGTTTGGCTCCATTACGCTACAGTGGGTAGATCGCGATGTCGATTTAGAGGAGAATGTTAAATTGCTCCGTGGGATAATTAACCAAACCCGTATCGCCTTAACGAATGCAAAGTTATTTAATGACATTAAAGAAAATTATATTCGCACGATTAAAGCCCTTGCCATTGCCGTTGACGCAAAGGATACCTACACCCATGGTCATTCCGAAAATGTAATGTTTTATTCTGAGATTCTCGCTCGGTATATTGGGCTTTCAGAACAGGAGATACAACTGGTTAAAGATGGCGGGTTACTCCATGATATTGGGAAGATCGGTATCCCCGGGGTGATTCTGAATAAGCCGGGCCCCTTAACCGATTCAGAGTATAACGGGTTTATGAAAACGCATCCAGCTCTGGGAGCAGATATTATCAAGGATGTGCCCTTTCTCCGAGAGCTGAAACCGCTCATATTATACCACCACGAACACCATGATGGTTCGGGATATCCTGAGGGGTTGCGCGGGGATGAGATACCTCTCGGGGCGCGTATTATTCATATTGCCGATGCCTTTGAAGCTATGACATCCAATCGTCCGTATCGAAAAAGCCTGGGAAACCAGGAGGCTGTATGTCGGCTTCGCAAAAATGCCGGTTCACAATTTGACCCTGCGCTTGTTGAGACTTTTATCACGGCCATGCTTGAAGCGGGAAAGCTCAGTGAGGATGAGTTAATTGGTGTCTCATAG